The following are encoded together in the Serratia sp. UGAL515B_01 genome:
- a CDS encoding SPOR domain-containing protein — protein MDEFKPEDDLRPDTSDRRPSRSRRSSSGPRLAVSHQHVMIGVGILVLLVLIVGIGSALKSPTAHEATQQGISRDINLSGSSSLTAANGSVAGGTTDTNDNNGVGISQPAQPQNISVPPISSTPTEAPPQPAQGGAQRRIDLPGNMADALLSQQGQVDTATQDLNTPIAGLPTAPATLMSGSAVKESARMGSVSSVAKETTRPLHNNSAVSVQQHKTPARTVATPAVPPKPSPTTTTAYTPPVSGKSSAVSGGNGSIKSAPGSHFTLQLSSASRSDTLNAFAKQQNLQHFMVYQTKRDGKPWFVLVSGDYASSAEAKRAIASLPADVQAKKPWVRPVHQVQQDFKK, from the coding sequence ATGGATGAGTTTAAACCAGAAGACGATCTTCGGCCTGATACCAGCGACCGTCGACCTTCACGTTCGCGTCGATCATCTTCAGGCCCACGTTTAGCGGTCTCGCATCAGCATGTAATGATTGGTGTTGGCATTCTGGTCCTGTTGGTGTTGATTGTGGGTATCGGTTCGGCGTTGAAGTCGCCTACCGCGCATGAGGCTACTCAGCAAGGTATAAGCCGCGATATTAATCTTTCAGGATCTTCGTCGCTGACGGCGGCAAACGGCAGTGTAGCGGGTGGCACTACTGATACAAACGACAACAATGGCGTAGGCATTTCCCAACCAGCGCAGCCTCAAAATATCAGCGTTCCGCCAATCTCTAGTACTCCTACCGAAGCGCCGCCACAGCCTGCTCAAGGTGGTGCTCAACGGCGTATCGATTTACCCGGCAATATGGCAGATGCGCTATTGTCTCAACAAGGTCAGGTTGATACTGCCACACAGGATCTGAATACGCCGATTGCCGGTTTACCCACCGCTCCAGCTACGCTAATGAGTGGTAGTGCTGTAAAAGAATCTGCGCGAATGGGCAGTGTGAGTTCAGTTGCAAAAGAAACCACGCGTCCGTTGCACAATAACTCAGCCGTATCGGTTCAACAGCATAAAACGCCAGCAAGAACTGTGGCAACACCTGCGGTACCGCCCAAACCCTCACCCACCACGACCACAGCTTATACACCACCGGTGTCTGGCAAGAGTAGTGCGGTGAGTGGGGGTAACGGTTCCATCAAGTCGGCACCGGGTAGCCATTTCACACTGCAATTGAGCAGTGCTTCTCGTTCCGATACGCTCAATGCTTTTGCCAAGCAGCAAAACCTGCAGCACTTCATGGTGTACCAGACCAAGCGTGACGGCAAGCCGTGGTTTGTGTTAGTGAGCGGAGATTATGCTTCATCAGCGGAGGCCAAACGTGCAATCGCTTCGTTACCAGCAGATGTCCAAGCGAAAAAACCATGGGTCCGCCCTGTACACCAAGTGCAGCAAGACTTTAAAAAATAA
- the pilM gene encoding type IV pilus biogenesis protein PilM: MFSQVWQVGLDIQSHCVRALAAQYRRSGWQLRHWWQQALPHPVLREGCLEETDTLVTILKQWRNQLPRHISLRIALPAQRVLQHTLPLPDFRLREPIRHDYITSQGLRQFPLDSQTLVMDYRPAPPNSHHLLLTAARQQELQQWLDCLLQAELQPEVVDITPNALSVMAGAVGLSQDVGLLHRLEYEWLWVAPRTEAFTYGVLPVREAESVEQALSVIGAACPTLATKGVYYSSVIDEVVAEGIGAISWSPFTAFSRLYPPLPLLPTAFVLAGGLALRGEDN, from the coding sequence ATGTTTTCTCAAGTTTGGCAGGTGGGGTTGGATATACAAAGCCACTGCGTTAGAGCGCTGGCAGCACAATATCGCCGAAGCGGTTGGCAACTGCGCCACTGGTGGCAACAGGCGTTACCGCATCCTGTGTTGCGTGAAGGATGTTTAGAAGAAACTGATACTTTGGTTACCATTTTGAAGCAGTGGCGTAACCAGTTACCAAGACATATCTCCTTACGCATTGCTTTGCCCGCGCAGCGTGTTTTACAACACACTTTGCCTTTACCGGACTTCCGTTTACGGGAGCCGATACGTCATGACTATATTACCTCTCAAGGGCTGAGGCAGTTCCCGCTAGACAGCCAGACTCTGGTGATGGATTACCGTCCGGCACCCCCAAATTCACATCATTTGCTGCTCACTGCTGCCCGTCAGCAGGAACTGCAGCAGTGGCTAGATTGCCTGCTGCAGGCCGAATTACAACCGGAAGTTGTTGATATCACACCTAATGCTTTATCCGTGATGGCAGGGGCTGTTGGCCTGTCCCAGGATGTTGGGTTGCTGCACCGATTAGAGTATGAGTGGTTGTGGGTTGCACCACGTACTGAGGCATTTACTTATGGTGTATTGCCCGTTCGTGAGGCTGAGAGCGTAGAGCAGGCATTGAGCGTAATAGGAGCCGCGTGCCCAACGCTTGCAACCAAGGGAGTTTACTACAGCAGCGTGATTGACGAAGTGGTGGCTGAAGGGATCGGCGCTATATCTTGGTCGCCGTTCACTGCTTTCAGCCGCTTATATCCGCCGCTACCACTTTTGCCTACGGCTTTTGTTCTGGCTGGCGGGTTAGCACTTCGCGGTGAGGACAATTAA
- the rpe gene encoding ribulose-phosphate 3-epimerase, whose translation MKKFLIAPSILSADFARLGDDTAKVLAAGADVVHFDVMDNHYVPNLTIGPMVCESLRSYGITAPIDVHLMVKPVDRIVPDFAKAGASYISFHPEASEHVDRTLQLIKEHGCKAGLVFNPATPLSYLDYVMDKLDVILLMSVNPGFGGQSFIPGTLDKLRQVRTLIDKSGHDIRLEVDGGVKVDNIAEIAAAGADMFVAGSAIFGKPDYRKVIDEMRRELAKVHHG comes from the coding sequence ATGAAAAAGTTTTTGATTGCCCCGTCCATTCTGTCAGCCGATTTTGCCCGTTTGGGCGACGATACTGCCAAGGTGTTGGCTGCGGGCGCTGACGTAGTACACTTTGATGTGATGGATAACCATTACGTACCTAATCTGACGATTGGGCCGATGGTGTGTGAGTCTTTGCGAAGCTATGGCATAACCGCCCCTATCGACGTTCATCTGATGGTGAAACCTGTTGATCGTATCGTGCCCGATTTCGCTAAAGCCGGGGCAAGTTATATCTCTTTCCATCCTGAAGCCTCTGAACATGTTGATCGTACCCTTCAATTGATCAAAGAGCACGGCTGCAAAGCTGGACTGGTCTTTAACCCGGCAACACCACTGAGTTATCTTGATTACGTTATGGATAAGCTCGATGTGATCCTGTTGATGTCGGTTAATCCTGGTTTTGGCGGGCAGTCATTTATTCCAGGAACCTTAGATAAGTTGCGTCAGGTCCGTACTCTGATCGATAAAAGTGGGCATGATATTCGTCTGGAAGTCGATGGTGGCGTGAAAGTGGACAATATTGCCGAAATTGCTGCGGCCGGGGCTGACATGTTTGTTGCAGGCTCGGCAATTTTTGGCAAGCCGGATTACCGTAAAGTGATCGATGAAATGCGTCGTGAACTGGCTAAGGTTCACCATGGTTGA
- a CDS encoding PilN domain-containing protein codes for MYQVNLLPWRVRQQRRRYVFWLRLFCTQLFVATSILTSIFFLLGHQQVQQRKVVQTLTQQYSDLTVRLREVQQSMSELARVTAAETQRRQNLAHNRRYLSLLQQLSLALPDTLWLTRFEENAKGILLQGVGAPYAAIITFEQQMALSPLLHHSQLAEVMAREEGGLTFILKARWVTNE; via the coding sequence ATGTACCAGGTCAATCTTTTACCTTGGCGTGTCAGGCAACAACGGCGACGCTATGTGTTCTGGTTAAGGCTGTTCTGCACCCAGTTGTTTGTCGCCACGTCTATCCTTACTTCTATCTTTTTTTTACTGGGCCATCAGCAGGTACAACAACGTAAGGTGGTGCAAACGTTAACTCAGCAATATTCCGACTTGACCGTTCGGCTCCGTGAAGTGCAGCAATCGATGTCAGAACTGGCGCGAGTAACAGCAGCAGAAACCCAGCGTCGGCAGAATCTTGCACATAATCGGCGTTATCTGTCACTGCTACAGCAACTCTCCCTCGCGTTGCCTGATACTTTGTGGCTCACAAGGTTTGAAGAAAATGCGAAGGGGATCTTGTTGCAAGGAGTGGGGGCACCTTATGCGGCGATTATCACATTTGAGCAGCAGATGGCCTTATCGCCTTTGCTGCATCACAGCCAACTAGCGGAAGTTATGGCACGGGAAGAAGGGGGACTGACGTTTATCCTGAAGGCACGCTGGGTGACGAATGAATAA
- the aroB gene encoding 3-dehydroquinate synthase, with amino-acid sequence MERITVTLGERSYPITIAAGLFNDPASFMPLTAGEQVMLVTNQTLAPLYLERIRKVLEQSGIVVDQVILPDGEQYKSLAVLEQVFSALLEKPHGRDTTLIALGGGVVGDLTGFAAACYQRGVRFIQVPTTLLSQVDSSVGGKTAVNHPLGKNMIGAFYQPASVVVDLDCLRTLPARELSSGLAEVIKYGIILDRDFFVWLEKNIDALVALDMSALAYCIRRCCELKAEVVAADERENGLRALLNLGHTYGHAIEAEMGYGVWLHGEAVAAGMVMASQTAYRLGQFTADDIERVKGLLLRAGLPVCGPQEMAPAAYLPHMMRDKKVLAGELRLVLPKAIGEAEVRGGVAHEVVLASITDCLPISGVKSMPKLLQGR; translated from the coding sequence ATGGAGAGAATTACCGTAACGCTTGGGGAGCGCAGCTACCCGATTACCATTGCCGCCGGATTGTTTAACGATCCGGCTTCTTTTATGCCGCTAACGGCGGGTGAGCAGGTTATGCTGGTCACCAACCAGACTTTGGCACCGTTGTACCTGGAACGTATCAGGAAGGTGCTTGAGCAGAGTGGTATTGTGGTCGATCAGGTGATACTGCCCGACGGCGAACAGTATAAGTCCCTCGCCGTGCTTGAGCAGGTCTTCTCGGCGTTGCTGGAAAAACCGCACGGCCGCGATACCACACTTATTGCCCTCGGCGGTGGTGTGGTGGGCGATCTGACCGGTTTTGCCGCAGCATGCTATCAACGTGGTGTGCGTTTTATTCAGGTTCCTACTACGTTACTTTCGCAGGTGGACTCTTCTGTAGGCGGCAAAACCGCCGTCAATCATCCGCTCGGTAAAAACATGATTGGTGCCTTCTACCAACCCGCTTCTGTGGTGGTAGATCTTGATTGTTTGCGTACCTTGCCGGCACGTGAGTTATCCTCTGGGCTAGCGGAAGTGATCAAGTACGGAATTATTCTTGACCGTGATTTCTTTGTTTGGTTGGAAAAGAATATTGATGCGCTAGTGGCGCTGGATATGTCAGCGTTGGCGTACTGCATTCGCCGTTGTTGCGAATTGAAGGCTGAGGTTGTCGCTGCAGATGAACGTGAAAATGGTCTGCGGGCGTTACTCAATCTGGGTCATACCTATGGTCATGCTATAGAAGCCGAAATGGGTTATGGCGTATGGCTACATGGTGAAGCGGTTGCTGCGGGCATGGTAATGGCGTCGCAAACGGCCTACCGGCTGGGGCAATTTACTGCTGACGATATCGAACGGGTCAAAGGTCTGCTGCTGCGTGCTGGATTACCGGTTTGTGGTCCGCAGGAAATGGCACCAGCAGCTTATTTGCCGCATATGATGCGTGATAAGAAGGTATTGGCCGGTGAACTGCGTTTAGTATTACCAAAGGCAATTGGCGAAGCTGAAGTCCGTGGTGGCGTTGCCCATGAGGTCGTTTTGGCTTCCATCACGGATTGCCTTCCAATTTCAGGGGTTAAATCTATGCCCAAGTTACTGCAGGGCCGATAG
- a CDS encoding phosphoglycolate phosphatase: MVDFSAIRGLVFDLDGTLVDSAPGLAAAIDLALAEMGLPQAGETRVATWIGNGADVLVQRALCWAEVDATAEHCQQMRQHFDRFYAQTVDSGSRLFPQVKETLSCLAGKGYPMALVTNKPTPFVAPLLTALGIVDYFSLIIGGDDVVEKKPHPAPLYLVFGKLGLRANEVLFVGDSRNDIQAAQAAGCPNVGLTYGYNYGEAIALSRPECVLEHFADLLPVLGLLPIENQEI; this comes from the coding sequence ATGGTTGATTTTAGCGCGATCCGTGGCCTGGTTTTTGATCTTGATGGCACATTGGTAGACAGTGCGCCTGGCTTGGCTGCCGCTATCGATCTGGCTTTAGCCGAAATGGGATTGCCGCAGGCAGGCGAAACCCGCGTCGCTACCTGGATTGGTAATGGTGCCGATGTGCTGGTTCAGCGTGCGCTATGTTGGGCTGAAGTGGACGCCACAGCGGAACATTGCCAGCAAATGCGCCAGCACTTTGACCGTTTCTATGCGCAAACCGTTGATAGCGGTAGTCGCCTGTTTCCGCAGGTGAAAGAAACGCTTAGCTGCCTGGCAGGCAAGGGCTATCCAATGGCGCTGGTGACCAACAAGCCCACGCCTTTTGTCGCTCCGTTGCTGACGGCACTCGGGATTGTCGACTATTTTTCGTTGATTATCGGCGGTGACGATGTGGTGGAAAAAAAACCACACCCAGCACCGTTGTATCTGGTGTTTGGCAAACTCGGGCTGCGAGCGAATGAAGTGCTGTTTGTCGGCGATTCACGTAACGATATTCAAGCGGCACAGGCGGCGGGTTGCCCAAACGTTGGTCTGACTTACGGATATAACTACGGTGAAGCGATCGCCTTGAGTCGTCCCGAGTGCGTGTTGGAGCATTTTGCCGATTTGTTGCCCGTTCTTGGGCTGTTACCTATAGAGAATCAGGAAATTTAA
- the cysG gene encoding siroheme synthase CysG encodes MDYLPIFCQLQHKACLLVGGGEVAERKARLLLDAGARLTVNARQFNNQFRVWAEFGRLTLVEGEFYADLLAEKWLVIAATNSVEVNALVYQSANQQRVFCNVVDDPKRASFIMPSIIDRSPIMVAVSSGGKAPVLARLLREKLEAMLPQHLGQLANLAGSLRKRVKQRFANISTRRRFWEKLFVHHRLAQSLANNDTEFVKRHVKQLFGERQEAQGEVVLVGAGPGDAGLLTLKGLQQIQQADVVVYDRLVSDEIMALVRRDAERIFVGKRAGYHCVPQEQINQILLDHAQRGLRVVRLKGGDPFIFGRGGEELETLAEAGIPFSVVPGITAASGCSAYSGIPLTHRDHAQSVRLVTGHAKTDGELDWAQLVTEHQTLVFYMGLNQAPVIQQQLLAHGVEASMPIALIENGTSTRQRVIEGELAQLGALAAQATSPTLIIVGSVVSLRSKLNWFTCRDSPSDLSKMA; translated from the coding sequence ATGGATTACTTACCGATCTTCTGCCAACTGCAACACAAAGCCTGCCTGTTAGTCGGTGGTGGGGAAGTCGCCGAACGTAAAGCCCGACTGCTGTTGGATGCCGGTGCACGTTTAACCGTCAATGCCCGTCAATTCAATAACCAATTTCGCGTATGGGCCGAGTTTGGGCGATTAACGCTTGTGGAAGGGGAGTTTTATGCCGATTTACTGGCAGAGAAATGGTTGGTTATTGCCGCGACCAACAGCGTGGAAGTAAACGCCCTAGTATACCAATCTGCCAATCAGCAACGGGTATTCTGCAACGTCGTTGATGACCCCAAGCGTGCCAGTTTTATCATGCCTTCAATTATCGATCGTTCGCCAATAATGGTTGCCGTCTCTTCCGGGGGAAAAGCGCCCGTACTGGCTCGCCTATTGCGTGAAAAACTCGAGGCCATGCTGCCACAACACCTTGGCCAGTTGGCGAATCTGGCGGGCTCCTTACGAAAGAGAGTTAAACAACGGTTTGCCAATATTAGCACTCGTCGTCGTTTCTGGGAAAAACTGTTCGTGCACCACAGGCTGGCGCAATCCTTGGCCAACAACGATACCGAGTTCGTTAAACGACACGTCAAGCAGTTGTTTGGCGAACGGCAAGAAGCACAGGGTGAAGTGGTACTGGTTGGCGCTGGCCCCGGTGATGCTGGGCTATTGACGTTAAAAGGCCTACAGCAGATCCAGCAGGCCGACGTTGTGGTCTACGACCGTCTGGTTTCTGACGAGATAATGGCATTGGTACGCCGGGATGCAGAACGCATATTTGTAGGCAAACGCGCCGGATACCACTGCGTGCCGCAGGAACAAATCAATCAGATCCTGCTGGATCACGCTCAGCGGGGCTTACGTGTCGTCAGATTAAAAGGAGGAGATCCCTTTATTTTTGGCCGCGGAGGGGAAGAACTGGAGACGTTGGCCGAAGCAGGCATTCCCTTTTCCGTTGTACCTGGGATCACAGCAGCATCAGGCTGCTCAGCCTACAGCGGCATCCCCCTCACCCATCGAGATCATGCACAAAGCGTACGGTTGGTCACCGGCCATGCCAAAACCGACGGCGAATTGGACTGGGCGCAGCTTGTTACAGAACATCAGACGCTGGTGTTTTATATGGGGTTAAACCAGGCACCGGTGATCCAACAACAGCTGTTAGCCCATGGTGTGGAGGCTTCAATGCCGATTGCCCTCATTGAGAACGGCACCTCGACTCGTCAGCGGGTTATTGAAGGTGAACTGGCACAATTGGGGGCGTTGGCTGCACAGGCCACCAGCCCTACCCTGATTATCGTCGGAAGTGTCGTTAGCCTACGCAGCAAACTGAACTGGTTTACCTGCAGAGACTCCCCATCAGACCTCAGCAAAATGGCGTAA
- the hofQ gene encoding DNA uptake porin HofQ: MGNVQQEKPVSLVFHETPISLILQALAEYQQLNLVAGEGTNSNLTLRLDNVPWQQAIAVVLRMGKLTMTIEGNVMMVFPEPDEQERQRRQQVLAQQLPLANLTMTLQNADASDIAQSLDSQRGKLLTERGSVVVDKRTNALLLRDTAQALAQMKSWVAEMDAPLEQVQLAAHIVTISSENLRELGVRWGLNGEDESAKGLRINNFNVDLPIENSPVAAGFHLARLSGRILDLELSALEQENEVEIIASPRLLTAHQQTASIKQGTEIPYEVSSGASGATSVEFKEAVLGMEVTPKILPNGRITLTLQISQNMPGRSIKQGAGEALAIDKQEVKTQVTVKNGETIVLGGIFQRQNTYGVDKVPVVGDVPLLSYFFKRSSKQHKRRELVIFITPTLIKV; this comes from the coding sequence ATGGGAAATGTGCAGCAAGAAAAACCCGTGTCACTGGTGTTTCATGAGACACCTATCAGTCTAATTTTACAGGCTTTGGCAGAATATCAGCAGTTGAATCTGGTAGCTGGTGAAGGTACCAATAGCAACCTGACTCTGCGGTTAGATAATGTTCCTTGGCAACAGGCGATTGCAGTAGTACTGCGCATGGGAAAATTGACGATGACTATTGAGGGGAATGTGATGATGGTTTTCCCTGAGCCGGATGAACAGGAACGGCAACGTCGCCAGCAGGTTTTGGCACAACAATTGCCATTAGCGAATCTGACAATGACGCTGCAAAATGCAGATGCCAGCGACATAGCGCAAAGTCTGGATAGCCAGCGTGGCAAACTATTGACCGAGCGCGGTAGTGTGGTGGTAGACAAACGGACGAACGCGTTGTTATTGCGTGATACTGCTCAGGCTCTTGCTCAAATGAAATCCTGGGTTGCCGAGATGGATGCGCCGTTGGAGCAGGTACAACTGGCAGCGCATATTGTTACCATCAGTAGCGAAAATTTGCGGGAGTTGGGTGTCCGCTGGGGGCTAAATGGGGAAGACGAATCTGCGAAGGGATTGCGGATAAACAACTTCAACGTTGATTTACCGATAGAAAATAGCCCAGTGGCAGCTGGTTTTCACCTCGCGCGGCTCAGTGGCCGTATTCTGGATTTGGAGTTGTCGGCACTGGAGCAGGAAAATGAGGTAGAAATCATTGCCAGCCCACGTCTACTTACTGCACATCAGCAAACGGCCAGCATTAAGCAGGGGACGGAAATCCCTTACGAAGTCTCGAGCGGTGCCAGTGGTGCTACTTCTGTAGAGTTCAAGGAAGCGGTGCTGGGCATGGAAGTTACGCCAAAGATTTTGCCTAATGGGCGGATCACATTAACACTTCAGATTAGTCAGAATATGCCAGGGCGTTCGATAAAACAGGGGGCAGGTGAGGCTCTTGCAATCGACAAACAGGAAGTTAAAACTCAGGTAACGGTAAAAAACGGTGAAACCATCGTATTGGGTGGCATATTCCAACGGCAAAACACGTATGGCGTGGACAAAGTTCCTGTGGTGGGGGATGTTCCTTTGCTGAGTTATTTTTTCAAACGCAGCAGCAAGCAGCATAAACGACGCGAATTGGTGATTTTCATCACTCCAACGCTGATAAAGGTCTGA
- the trpS gene encoding tryptophan--tRNA ligase, giving the protein MSKPIVFSGAQPSGELTIGNYMGALRQWVHMQDDYDCIYCIVDLHAITARQDAEKLRKATLDTLALYLACGIDPQKSTIFVQSHVPEHTQLSWVLNCYTYFGELNRMTQFKDKSARYAENINAGLFGYPVLMAADILLYQTNQVPVGEDQKQHMELTRDVGQRFNALYGDVFKLPEPFIPKAGGRVMSLQEPTKKMSKSDENRNNVIGLLEDPKEVTKKIKRAMTDSQDPPVIRYDVANKPGVSNLLDILSGVTGKSTEQLEIEFEGQMYGHLKGAVAEAVSDMLSNLQERYHRYRNDEALLQQIMRDGAAKARVRAQETLAKVYQAVGFVAHP; this is encoded by the coding sequence ATGAGTAAACCCATCGTATTTAGCGGCGCGCAGCCGTCTGGTGAACTGACCATTGGCAACTACATGGGTGCACTGCGTCAGTGGGTTCATATGCAAGACGACTATGATTGTATCTACTGCATTGTTGATCTTCATGCTATTACCGCGCGCCAAGATGCAGAGAAACTGCGTAAAGCCACGCTGGATACGCTGGCACTTTACCTCGCTTGTGGTATCGATCCGCAAAAAAGCACTATCTTCGTGCAGTCTCATGTGCCAGAGCATACGCAGCTGAGTTGGGTGCTCAACTGCTATACCTATTTTGGTGAACTGAACCGCATGACCCAGTTTAAGGATAAATCGGCGCGTTACGCGGAAAACATCAACGCGGGTCTGTTTGGTTACCCGGTATTGATGGCTGCAGATATCTTGCTGTATCAGACCAATCAGGTTCCGGTAGGTGAGGATCAGAAACAGCATATGGAACTGACCCGTGACGTTGGACAGCGTTTTAACGCACTGTACGGCGATGTGTTCAAGCTACCTGAGCCGTTTATTCCCAAAGCTGGTGGGCGCGTGATGTCTTTGCAAGAACCGACCAAAAAGATGTCCAAGTCGGATGAAAATCGTAACAACGTGATCGGCTTGCTGGAAGACCCGAAAGAAGTCACCAAGAAAATCAAACGCGCAATGACCGACTCGCAGGATCCCCCAGTGATTCGCTACGATGTGGCGAATAAACCGGGTGTTTCCAACTTGTTGGACATTCTGTCCGGCGTCACAGGCAAGAGCACAGAACAGTTGGAAATCGAGTTTGAAGGCCAGATGTATGGTCATTTAAAAGGTGCGGTCGCTGAGGCCGTTTCCGACATGTTGAGTAACCTGCAGGAGCGATATCACCGCTACCGTAACGATGAGGCTTTACTGCAGCAGATAATGCGCGATGGTGCTGCAAAGGCACGTGTTCGTGCACAGGAAACGCTGGCAAAAGTCTATCAAGCAGTGGGTTTTGTCGCGCATCCGTAA
- the dam gene encoding adenine-specific DNA-methyltransferase, whose amino-acid sequence MKKNRAFLKWAGGKYPLIDEIRRHLPAGDCLIEPFVGAGSVFLNMEYDAYILADINSDLINLYNIVKQRTDDFVRDARILFTNEYNKSDQFYLLREEFNKSTDAYRRALLFLYLNRHCYNGLCRYNLSGEFNVPFGRYKKPYFPEEELYWFAEKSRNATFVCEHYRDTMAKATQGAVVYCDPPYAPLSATANFTAYHTNSFSMADQQGLALIAHRLSVESQVPVLISNHDTELTRCWYQHASLHVVKARRTISSNILGRSKVNELLALYS is encoded by the coding sequence ATGAAGAAAAACCGCGCTTTTTTAAAATGGGCTGGTGGAAAGTACCCGCTGATAGACGAAATTCGTCGTCATTTGCCAGCGGGTGACTGCTTAATCGAACCCTTTGTGGGGGCGGGTTCAGTATTCCTGAACATGGAGTACGACGCCTATATTCTCGCCGACATCAACAGCGATCTTATCAACCTGTATAACATCGTTAAGCAGCGCACGGATGACTTCGTGCGCGATGCACGTATCCTTTTCACCAATGAGTACAATAAGTCAGACCAATTTTATCTATTGCGTGAAGAGTTTAACAAAAGTACTGATGCTTATAGGCGCGCGTTACTGTTCCTGTATCTGAATCGTCACTGCTACAACGGACTGTGTCGTTATAATCTGAGTGGTGAGTTCAATGTGCCATTTGGTCGTTATAAAAAGCCTTATTTTCCTGAAGAAGAGCTGTATTGGTTTGCTGAAAAATCACGCAACGCCACTTTTGTCTGTGAGCATTACCGCGATACCATGGCAAAGGCAACGCAAGGCGCGGTGGTTTATTGCGATCCACCCTATGCGCCACTTTCGGCGACGGCTAACTTTACTGCATACCACACCAACAGCTTTAGTATGGCTGACCAGCAAGGGCTGGCGCTTATTGCTCATCGACTGTCGGTGGAAAGCCAAGTGCCAGTATTGATATCTAATCATGACACCGAACTGACACGTTGCTGGTACCAACATGCTTCGCTACATGTGGTGAAAGCACGTCGCACCATCAGCAGTAATATTCTGGGGCGCAGCAAGGTAAACGAACTACTGGCATTGTATAGCTAA
- the aroK gene encoding shikimate kinase AroK, with translation MAEKRNIFLVGPMGAGKSTIGRQLAQQLNMEFFDSDQEIERRTGADVGWVFDVEGEEGFRDREEKVINELTEKQGIVLATGGGSVKSRETRNRLSARGVVVYLETTIEKQLARTQRDKKRPLLQVDSPPREVLEALAKERNPLYEEIADLTIRTDDQSAKVVANQIINMLESN, from the coding sequence ATGGCAGAGAAACGCAATATCTTTCTGGTTGGGCCTATGGGTGCCGGCAAAAGCACTATTGGCCGTCAGTTAGCTCAGCAACTCAATATGGAGTTTTTCGACTCCGATCAAGAAATTGAGCGACGTACCGGAGCTGACGTGGGCTGGGTATTCGATGTGGAAGGGGAAGAAGGCTTCCGCGATCGCGAAGAAAAAGTCATTAATGAACTGACGGAAAAGCAAGGCATTGTACTTGCTACAGGCGGTGGTTCGGTTAAGTCTCGTGAAACACGTAACCGCTTGTCGGCGCGTGGCGTTGTGGTCTATCTCGAAACCACCATCGAGAAGCAGTTGGCCCGTACTCAGCGTGACAAAAAACGTCCGTTGTTGCAGGTTGACTCTCCTCCGCGCGAAGTTCTGGAAGCGTTAGCTAAAGAACGTAATCCGTTGTATGAAGAAATCGCAGATCTCACCATCCGCACGGACGATCAAAGCGCAAAAGTAGTTGCTAACCAGATAATCAATATGCTGGAAAGCAACTGA
- the nirD gene encoding nitrite reductase small subunit NirD, translating into MSQWITVCPIADILPGTGICALIDSQQVAIFRPYTDEQLFALSNIDPFAQASVLSRGLIAEHQGELWIASPLKKQHFRLHDGFCLEDENRSVASFASRVIDGMVQVAANT; encoded by the coding sequence ATGAGCCAGTGGATCACCGTTTGTCCGATCGCAGATATTCTACCGGGCACCGGCATATGTGCGCTGATTGACAGCCAACAAGTGGCGATATTCCGTCCCTATACCGATGAACAACTGTTTGCACTCAGCAATATTGACCCGTTTGCACAGGCCAGCGTGCTTTCACGCGGTCTGATTGCCGAACATCAAGGTGAACTGTGGATAGCAAGTCCACTGAAGAAACAGCATTTTCGTTTGCACGATGGCTTCTGTCTGGAAGATGAAAACCGCTCCGTTGCCAGTTTTGCCAGCCGAGTCATCGACGGCATGGTACAGGTCGCAGCCAATACCTAA